The following coding sequences are from one Pseudonocardia sp. HH130630-07 window:
- a CDS encoding CPBP family intramembrane glutamic endopeptidase: protein MDESRPFGTHLRMSWWKPLVLVLALPLVLVVLQIAAYQLVGIIEGADDPLAAGLTPLKALAVNLSIGATGVVAILLLVWMTRVPVRSLFTTRRAFDGRRLVHYSLGAVVLVGAGLGTVGVVAPESTTWTTFAITGTTVALLAVTLFTTPIQAIGEELMYRCVMLPAAASWVRAVRPAMIVGLAVSGLGFAAVHGWTDPWLAGYFVVIGVSTGLMAIVSGGMEAPIAFHVVNNVLAGVIGNVMSGGGEVAIDRSTDTGDPSLLILVAVNLAMIALTWMYERKRRAAG, encoded by the coding sequence GTGGACGAGTCCCGGCCGTTCGGTACCCACCTGCGGATGAGCTGGTGGAAACCACTCGTGCTCGTGCTGGCGTTGCCGCTGGTCCTCGTGGTCCTGCAGATCGCGGCCTACCAGCTCGTCGGGATCATCGAGGGTGCCGACGACCCGCTGGCCGCGGGCCTCACCCCGTTGAAGGCACTGGCCGTCAACCTGTCCATCGGCGCCACGGGTGTGGTGGCGATCCTGCTGCTGGTGTGGATGACCCGGGTGCCCGTGCGCTCGCTGTTCACCACGCGGCGGGCATTCGACGGGCGACGCCTGGTCCACTACTCGCTCGGAGCGGTGGTGCTGGTGGGGGCCGGGCTGGGAACCGTCGGCGTCGTCGCCCCCGAGTCCACGACCTGGACCACTTTCGCGATCACCGGCACGACCGTCGCACTGCTGGCGGTCACCCTGTTCACCACCCCGATCCAGGCGATCGGCGAGGAGCTGATGTACCGCTGCGTGATGTTGCCCGCGGCCGCGAGCTGGGTGCGCGCGGTCCGCCCGGCCATGATCGTCGGGCTCGCCGTCTCCGGGCTGGGCTTCGCCGCGGTCCACGGTTGGACCGACCCGTGGCTCGCCGGGTACTTCGTGGTGATCGGCGTCAGTACCGGGCTGATGGCGATCGTGAGCGGCGGAATGGAGGCGCCGATCGCCTTCCACGTCGTCAACAACGTCCTGGCCGGTGTCATCGGCAACGTGATGTCCGGCGGCGGTGAGGTCGCGATCGACCGTTCCACCGACACCGGTGACCCGTCCCTGTTGATCCTCGTCGCCGTCAACCTCGCGATGATCGCCCTGACCTGGATGTACGAGCGCAAGAGGCGTGCGGCCGGGTGA
- a CDS encoding class I SAM-dependent DNA methyltransferase gives MNTDPTPSAERVRPARPADLDTVRESYDRVADNYAEMVASIGLGDVRRHPWLRAAMDVFADAVRDLGPVLDVGCGPGTVTGYLAGRGVDVSGVDLSPRMIDNARRLHPECTFRVGSSTELDLGEAAWGGLLGWWSLFNLPRDVLPQVLASFARALVPGGQLIIGTHVGTGDVERTEAYGGVPVRWTTHLWQPEQLVALIEEAGLQPTAELRLPGEIGPGVVIVARA, from the coding sequence GTGAACACCGACCCCACGCCATCGGCCGAACGCGTGCGCCCCGCCCGGCCCGCCGATCTGGACACCGTGCGCGAGTCCTACGACCGCGTCGCCGACAACTACGCCGAGATGGTCGCCTCCATCGGCCTCGGCGACGTCCGCCGGCACCCGTGGCTCCGGGCCGCGATGGACGTCTTCGCCGACGCGGTGCGCGACCTGGGTCCGGTGCTCGACGTGGGGTGCGGGCCGGGCACCGTCACCGGCTACCTCGCCGGGCGCGGCGTCGACGTGTCCGGCGTCGACCTCTCGCCCCGGATGATCGACAACGCCCGCCGGCTGCACCCGGAGTGCACGTTCCGCGTCGGGTCCTCGACCGAGCTCGACCTGGGCGAGGCCGCCTGGGGCGGCCTGCTGGGCTGGTGGTCGCTGTTCAACCTGCCCCGTGACGTCCTGCCGCAGGTACTGGCGTCCTTCGCCAGGGCACTCGTGCCGGGCGGCCAGCTCATCATCGGCACGCACGTCGGGACCGGCGACGTCGAGCGCACCGAGGCCTACGGCGGCGTCCCGGTGCGGTGGACGACCCACCTGTGGCAGCCCGAGCAGCTCGTCGCGCTGATCGAGGAGGCCGGCCTGCAGCCGACGGCCGAGCTCCGCCTGCCCGGCGAGATCGGCCCCGGGGTGGTGATCGTCGCCCGGGCCTGA